CGACCGACGCGTCGGCGGCCACGAAGAAGACCTCGCTGGCGGGATCAGCGGCTGGTGATCGCAGCAAcaagtgcgcgcgcgatcgcgatcagCCTCGATCTCGACGGAGACGAGACGGGGCCTCGACGCACCCCGACGATGATTTCAAGACGAGCGATGTCACTTCCCTACCTATTTCGGCGAGCCGGCAATATGTCGGGCACGACCAGCGGCGGCCCACTGATGCGCCGACAATCGTGGGCGATCACCACGGTCACGAGCAGTCCAGGACTCCCGTTGGCACTCCACCGGCTCCGGACCGCGGCAAGCCGGTCGCGCGAGGAAGCGCGCACTGGCCGAGTACCCACGGAGTCGCGGGCCGTCACCCCGTCTCCTCGTCTCCTCGCCCCGACGAGCCCTTGATGCTCGCGCCGACGATATATCTACAGCGAGAGACTAGAGCGACTACGCGTGCGTCCACCGCGTCTAACTGCTGGCTCGCCGTCACTGGCAGCGAGAAGGAGCACGCGCACATGGCACGTATCACGCTTATCACAGCCACCAGCCGTGGCCAGCTTTCGAGCGGGGAGTTTCGAACTCTGCTTTCTTCCAATGGGAATACAGACTGGCAGGAAATATACCGCTGCCACGTCTTTGCGTTCCGGTTGCGGCAACAAAAAAGGGAACGCTGTAAGGGACGTGGTACGATGACGTTATCGCTAAGGGCGATAGACGGGGCGAAGAGGGAGCTCCACCAGCGCCTTTGTACATTTGTGCCAGCTGGGTCTTATCAAGGGGAGCGCAGAGTGCGTACGTGGAACCCGACGGGATCGGAGGAATGCGTGCGTAGGGTGCGTGGAGCGAAGCTGATCTCAGCTGAACGCGAGAGGGAAATCAGCGTGGGATGAAACGCTCGTGGCTCGCGATTAGAAAGTCAGGAAGCGGTAAACTGTTTTACTAGAAATTGCTCTTTAATCTCTCGTAAACAGCCTcgcaaaatacataaatttatatatttctttgtatacatAAATCGCTGTaatctaaaatatatcaaagtcgttgtatattgttacgtcccgacaagtctcctttttcttccggattcctttttttcactTAACCGTCATATGCCGATGTCACTGCCTTTAGAcaaactttctcttttatgatcCATCCCAAAATTCCTTTCCTAACAACCTCTCAAAGGACCAAGGTTGCACGCTTAGTCATCTTCCCCGACATAGCGCCTAACTTACACTTACTTAGACTTACAcacgagatatatttttacagcattttaattataagtaaatattaagcaGGTCGCGCGTCCTGGAGGCGAAGCGTGACCATATCTCTTGAATTGTTTTCTCATATATCGATATAGTCACTCTCCAAGGCTCGGTTTAAAACGATATGTCTATTGCATAATGTTAACGCACAGATTAACGATACCAATATTTGTATTCCCGTTGTttaaaaacaagataaaatcatatataaaataccataagtatatatacgtataagaaTCGTTAGAACTTTCGCGAAGATTCTGTAGGCCAAGAGCGGGGATTTGCGCGGGatcctccctctctgtctaTGCCTGTTGCAGCCGTTTTCGAGATCTCCCATTGGCTAAAGGAAAATTCTGTTGCTCACGATTTTGGTATAAAAGGAACCAACCAAGGTTCCtggctctcttttcttctcttctcttcctggtTCTCCACCGACTCTCTTCACTCATATCGCGGTTAGAAAGAAGTACAGCAACGAGATCTCCAAAACGGCGTCAACGCGATCACAACTCAAGGTTCGTATTTACTTCTCCCTCACTCTAAATTCATTCAACATTGTCGATTAATCAACTCGAATAAATCCAATATCTTAGTAATTAACTATCCAATTAGTAATTGAATCTCCGACTCTCACATTCCTTTTCCGACCATTTAAATTATCCTTAAATCGCAAAACGCACACGACTTGAGTCCCTGGggtaaattgcttaaatgcattgacttcaaaaactaaaatattaacgttacatcccgtaacaatataaataaaatgagcaTTTTTCAGAGAGCGTTTTAGTCTCGTCTTCGAAGGTACACCTGTTACTCCTGATCACTGGCGGATCCTGAGGGGTGGTTTTCGGGTTAAactccccccccccttccAAATAAAGAAATCAGTTTTGCTAAATTGGTTGGAAAAttcatcaaaattaaattggaTCAGAAGTGTCACCACGTCCTCGTCATTGATCCTGAAGTAAAAGCTAAGGGTGAtactagaaaaatattaaaccaaaTAAGTTTGTCAAACCCCCCCCATTATCGACATCAGGATCCGCTAGTGCTCCTGATTAAGTACGTATCAGATAGATTGCACGTTGCGTCATGCCGACCTCAACACTGGAGTTCAGAACTCCCAGGACTCCATCCACCGTAAGGAATGCATCGAGCTCTCCGGATCGATCGCCGCCGGACCGTCCATCCCATAAGCCAACGGCGAGAACAGGTAGAAGCTGCAAGCAAATTTAGCCCGAGAGATTTAATCAAGACGGATGCTATGCTGACAGTATTAAATTCTTGCGATTTTCAACCAGACTGAGGTCCGCGCGAAGGCGGATCACGCTTTACCTGTACGCCGTGCCGGAGACTACGCTACCCAGGGCGACGTGATAGAAGGTGCTGCCCAGCTTGTCGGGCAGCGACAGCAGCAGACCCTCGACAACGTGATTCAGCGTGATGCCGGTGAGCATGGAGCTGTACAACAGCGCCGGGAAGTAGTGATGAAAGTACAGCACCCTGGTCATCGCCCAGAAGGGCGCGTAGTGCAGGAGCCAACCGAGGAAGAGCCACTTGCCGGCATGCGTCAGCCGCTTTCGCCGCTCAATAttgtcggcgtcgtcgtcgtaacCCCGTTGCTCGCGCACCGACGCGTGCACGTAGAGAGCGACGAACGTCACGAGGAAGACTATGTTGCCCCACCAGACGATGGGGTTGCCCAGCAGGTATATCCTCTGGTTGTTCCCCGAGAAGAATTGACCCTGAGGACCAAGACGCGGACCTTGAAGAATCGCTGAGTCTTCATTGAGAAGACTTGTTACTTTAATCTACCCCCCCCCGCCCGACCTACCCCCTACCCTGTAATTGATGGGCCACTGCCACGGCCGCGAGGACACCTCTCCCTCCTTCACCTTCAGGTCCGAGTTACCCTGCAGCATCACGGCGTGCGACTCGAGGAATCGGTCGAGGAAGCCCGGCGCGTACACTCGGAAGCTGACGTTCGGAACTGATGAGAAAAATGATGAACAGTCGATTGAATTATTCGCGATCGATTTTATAGATGCTCGACAGTAGCTCGCTTACGCTTGGCGTACTGATTGTCCTCGATGTTCCACAGCGCGTTCCTGTCCCTCATGTTGGGGTTGCAGGAGACCTCCTGCTGGCTGAAGCCCCTGGGTGAATGAAAAATCACTCGTCAATCAGTTTGTTGCCTCTAGGCCTCTGCTAGCATATACTAATTACCACTTCGGCAAGGTTTTGCCGCTGCACGTTAGCACGCAGTGATGAAGATAGTGCACGAACTTGAGCTTGCTCGTCACCGTCTCCACTACGTCGCCGTCCCTTCCGTTCGTTATCAATATTTTCCAAACGTCGTTCGCGTCGCCCGTGCCGTTCTGCAAGATGATCGATCGGCAAAATGATTGATCGCGCGGGCGATCACAGTGATAGAGTTACGGGTGGCTCGCCTTACCTCGCCGTATCCAGTGACCTGGTAATGCTTCTTCGATATCGGCGCGATCTCCTTGTGCGAGTGTAAATTCCGCCGCGTGATAGTGTGCTCCAGGCGGACGAGGTCGCCGTGCCTGACGAGCTCCGGCTCCGCCGGTATCGCGTCCGTGTCGAATTTCTTCACCAGCCAGAGATTGTTGTCGTCCTTGTGCGAGTAGGTCGTGATCTGCAATCGAACGATTCCGAGATTAGCGATTCCTTGCGATTGCTTGCCTAGCGAGCATTCTAGGTGTTTCTAGCAACCTGTTGCTGCCTGGCACCGACTCCCTCGGGATACAGGTGCCAGTGCGAGTGCAGGTAGCCACCGCCCGTGCGGTGATTCTTCAACGTGATGGTGGCGCCGTACGCCAGCTGCCGCGGCATCGTCGCGTTGTACAGCGAGTTCCCACGCAGGAGGGACTGAAATTCCGAGCTGTAGAAGCCGTCGCCGCTCCCGCTAAAGTGGAATACAGCGGGTCAAGCCACAGGCAATCGGGCGAGGGAGAGGCACCTGCACgtcaacaacaacaacaacaacacgTAGCTCTTCTTACCTTTTATTCAGAACGGAAAGGTGGATGTAGAAGAAGAGCATGTAAAGTAGAACCGGTAACAGGATGAGGCAAATGCACCTCGCCAGCAAGTGCTTCCCCACGTGAGACTGCAAGAAACAAAGC
The Ooceraea biroi isolate clonal line C1 chromosome 12, Obir_v5.4, whole genome shotgun sequence DNA segment above includes these coding regions:
- the LOC105281930 gene encoding protein O-mannosyl-transferase 2 isoform X1, giving the protein MKKASGVQEVASKSKDAANEGEENATLWWPLLGGITVLTLITRFYKVTEPEHVCWDETHFGKMGSWYINRTFFFDVHPPLGKMLIALSGYLTGYDGTFAFEKPGDKFEDVKYIGMRIFCTMLGATTVPLAYLIVWDFTKSIRASALSALLVLSDVGLLTLNQYILLDPILLCFIMCATWGMARVASLHEQPFTFTWWFWLSFTGAALACTIGVKFVGLFVVLLVGLHTAYELWRELGDLSKPISHVGKHLLARCICLILLPVLLYMLFFYIHLSVLNKSGSGDGFYSSEFQSLLRGNSLYNATMPRQLAYGATITLKNHRTGGGYLHSHWHLYPEGVGARQQQITTYSHKDDNNLWLVKKFDTDAIPAEPELVRHGDLVRLEHTITRRNLHSHKEIAPISKKHYQVTGYGENGTGDANDVWKILITNGRDGDVVETVTSKLKFVHYLHHCVLTCSGKTLPKWGFSQQEVSCNPNMRDRNALWNIEDNQYAKLPNVSFRVYAPGFLDRFLESHAVMLQGNSDLKVKEGEVSSRPWQWPINYRGQFFSGNNQRIYLLGNPIVWWGNIVFLVTFVALYVHASVREQRGYDDDADNIERRKRLTHAGKWLFLGWLLHYAPFWAMTRVLYFHHYFPALLYSSMLTGITLNHVVEGLLLSLPDKLGSTFYHVALGSVVSGTAYSFYLFSPLAYGMDGPAAIDPESSMHSLRWMESWEF
- the LOC105281930 gene encoding protein O-mannosyl-transferase 2 isoform X2 — translated: MKKASGVQEVASKSKDAANEGEENATLWWPLLGGITVLTLITRFYKVTEPEHVCWDETHFGKMGSWYINRTFFFDVHPPLGKMLIALSGYLTGYDGTFAFEKPGDKFEDVKYIGMRIFCTMLGATTVPLAYLIVWDFTKSIRASALSALLVLSDVGLLTLNQYILLDPILLCFIMCATWGMARVASLHEQPFTFTWWFWLSFTGAALACTIGVKFVGLFVVLLVGLHTAYELWRELGDLSKPISHVGKHLLARCICLILLPVLLYMLFFYIHLSVLNKSGSGDGFYSSEFQSLLRGNSLYNATMPRQLAYGATITLKNHRTGGGYLHSHWHLYPEGVGARQQQITTYSHKDDNNLWLVKKFDTDAIPAEPELVRHGDLVRLEHTITRRNLHSHKEIAPISKKHYQVTGYGENGTGDANDVWKILITNGRDGDVVETVTSKLKFVHYLHHCVLTCSGKTLPKWGFSQQEVSCNPNMRDRNALWNIEDNQYAKLPNVSFRVYAPGFLDRFLESHAVMLQGNSDLKVKEGEVSSRPWQWPINYRVGGSILLGEQPEDIPAGQPHRLVGQHSLPRDVRRSLRARVGARATGLRRRRRQY